A stretch of DNA from Mycolicibacterium celeriflavum:
TCTGCCGCGGTGGCCATCTCCTCGACGATGACGAGCAACTCGTCGCCGGCGGCGGCGTAGCGGCCCTGCAGAATCCGCCTGGTGGCGGCGCGTTCGATGGCTTCCCGCGCGAGGTACATGTCGGAGGCCACTTCGGGCGTCATATCGATCACGAACACCCCGCGGTTGCGGATCGAGATGAGTAGGCCTTCCTGGGTCAGGCGCTGCATGCCTTCGCGCAGAGGACCGCGGCTCACGCCGAGCTTGCGGGCCAGGTCGGCCTCGATCAGCTGAGTGCCGGGGGCCAGTTCGCCGTGCGCGATGGCATTTCGTAGCTTGTCGGCAACGATGCTCGGTGTGGACTCCTGTTCCACCGGCGCGAGGAACTCGGTCATTGGGCCTCCTCGAACA
This window harbors:
- a CDS encoding GntR family transcriptional regulator, which gives rise to MTEFLAPVEQESTPSIVADKLRNAIAHGELAPGTQLIEADLARKLGVSRGPLREGMQRLTQEGLLISIRNRGVFVIDMTPEVASDMYLAREAIERAATRRILQGRYAAAGDELLVIVEEMATAADVDEGSEADIRFHERLVELAESPRLSRMHQTYLVETRMCVHALADTYDNPTDRVAEHQALATAIRAGDVQLSDKLLIAHMEDAVDRLIARLARDA